In Cryptococcus neoformans var. grubii H99 chromosome 9, complete sequence, a genomic segment contains:
- a CDS encoding ubiquitin carboxyl-terminal hydrolase 48 yields MVKTSQKPCQDWDWVGTEVQTPAQITLEHRRRAAGLVGGVACHRDLTGHERETATDDSEVKMNGKGAGKKKGTGCRAKGCKSNYMCYNNLGTEKLLEPDAKAEFVISNLGDVPEERNGPAGLRNLGATCYANAFLQLWFRNIPFSNAVYACVTSETTPLYQLALIFAKLEYSEKSVVDPMGLIDSLRLNTGDQQDAAEFSKLFMSLIASEFSKHPDPKLKTLVRDQFEGTMQYITQCECGYESISETTFLELELTLKDNATLQSRLDEFTRPEILDGDNKYFCPSCLSKRRATRRQLPVVLPPVIHFSLLRFVFDLKSMSRKKSKASIKYPKEAVLGNSVYELRGVISHQGTSAYHGHFICETYDENNDIWYICNDELVQPKPARPHKKAKLDKPGDDKDKIEWSKDAYMLVYKRRDGRVPPQPPPAIVMEKVKEENRGLREELNKVEVRKEVLEDEWEHLKGAKMDVIRALPGTEYIIPREALAKWIQSPSFQDLYTPFDYSSILCAHSQVDPLKSSDTRTISALAHDKLSSYTSLPEIDVCTICVAEGFVERLSITERQSTLETFDELNAQAELEEVDEGERWCLPKTWLVHWRTGKLPPQTLPTHPSYTLLCPHIAPLPPSSAPPVTLITSSALSLLHSIFGSFPSFQPGTPPCPECSFGADQDAESLAQWKTDVKLDKSIKRHLDPRPPAFGMDYYVLPKEFIEKWEVYMKTPGGEKPELDMGLGRGRCEHGMLDWDPQMEKTRVINEIGWGMLCQKYGEKEPIKVQFGANPPEGKKVNISSFTPGVCEPCRIARLSSYDELEIPIVFAPTPLISSFLSYSIPASTGNTSGSKLGSEASRNASRALRSRLKTLYVQATRQSTIKDLKLSILSETGITPLLQKIYYKSQTQSQGQGHHRSGQGDEEEKELDNDLTIGKLGYLKGEELILVEVKEEGNLDDDDDDIVNGGNRGKGRNGKNEGFGGTALLARIACPDCTYENDGAAECCEMCMRPFKYD; encoded by the exons TAGTGAGGTAAAAATGAATGGTAAAGGggctgggaagaagaagggtacAGGATGCAGAGCGAAAGGTTGCAAATCGAATTACATGTGTTACAACAACCTCGGAACGGAAAAG CTTTTGGAACCTGACGCGAAGGCAGAATTCGTCATTTCAAACCTAGGGGATGTCCCAGAAGAGCGTAATGGGCCCGCTGGTCTAAGAAACCTTGGGGCGACGTGCTAT GCAAACGCCTTCTTGCAATTGTGGTTCCGCAACATTCCTTTTAGTAATGCCGTCTACGCTTGCGTGACTTCAGAG ACCACACCACTCTATCAATTAgctctcatcttcgccaagCTGGAATATAGCGAAAAGAGTGTAGTAGATCCCATGGGTCTGATAGACTCCCTACGACTTAATACGGGTGATCAGCAAGATGCAGCAGA GTTCTCAAAACTGTTCATGTCATTGATCGCATCAGAATTCTCAAAACACCCGGACCCTAAACTCAAGACGCTGGTGAGAGATCAGTTTGAAGGGACAATGCAGTACATTACCCAGTGTGAATGCGGGTATGAGAGCATCTCGGAGA CTACTTTCCTCGAGCTTGAACTCACTCTGAAAGACAACGCGACACTTCAATCACGCCTGGACGAATTCACACGCCCCGAAATCCTGGATGGGGACAACAAATATTTTTGCCCCTCCTGCCTCTCTAAACGCCGTGCAACCCGTCGTCAGCTGCCTGTTGTCCTTCCTCCCGTTATCCACTTCTCTCTTCTAAGATTCGTGTTTGATCTCAAAAGCATGtcgagaaagaaaagtaaAGCGTCGATAAAGTATCCCAAAGAGGCGGTCCTTGGGAATTCGGTATATGAATTAAGGGGAGTTATATCTCATCAAGGGACAAGC GCGTATCATGGCCATTTCATTTGCGAAACATATGACGAAAACAATGACATCTGGTATATCTGTAACGATGAGTTGGTGCAGCCTAAACCCGCCCGACCGCACAAGAAAGCCAAGCTCGATAAACCTGGCGacgacaaggacaagataGAATGGTCCAAAGATGCCTATATGCTCGTCTACAAACGGCGAGACGGTCGTGTACCTCCCCAACCTCCACCAGCGATCGTCATGGAGAAGGTTAAGGAGGAGAATAGAGGGTTGAGGGAAGAGCTGAATAAAGTggaggtgaggaaggaagttttggaagatgaatgGGAGCATCTAAAGGGGGCAAAGATGGATGTTATCAGGGCACTTCCTGGG ACAGAGTACATCATTCCTCGTGAAGCCCTCGCCAAATGGATCCaatctccctccttccaagATCTCTACACCCCATTTGACTACTCGTCCATCCTCTGTGCCCATTCGCAAGTGGATCCCCTCAAATCTTCCGACACACGTACGATATCCGCGCTAGCTCATGACAAACTTTCATCGTATACTTCTCTTCCCGAGATCGATGTCTGCACAATATGTGTTGCGGAAGGTTTTGTCGAAAGGTTGAGTATAACGGAGCGGCAGTCTACGCTTGAGACATTCGACGAACTCAACGCCCAGGCCGAgctggaagaagtggatgaaggagaacgATGGTGTCTTCCTAAAACGTGGCTCGTCCACTGGCGAACCGGTAAACTCCCTCCCCAAACCTTGCCCACACACCCTTCCTACACCCTCTTATGCCCTCACATTGCCCCTTTACCCCCATCTTCCGCCCCGCCCGTCACCCTCATAACCTCCTctgccctttccctcctccattcCATCTTTGgctccttcccttccttccagccGGGAACACCTCCTTGCCCGGAATGTTCCTTCGGCGCGGACCAAGACGCAGAATCGTTGGCACAATGGAAAACGGATGTGAAGCTTGATAAATCTATCAAACGGCACCTTGATCCACGGCCGCCTGCTTTTGGGATGGATTATTATGTACTTCCAAAGGAGTTTATTGAGAAATGGGAGGTGTATATGAAGACCCCAGGGGGCGAGAAGCCAGAGTTGGATATGGGTTTGGGACGAGGGAGATGCGAGCATGGAATGTTGGATTGGGATCCGCAGATGGAGAAAACGAGGGTGATTAATGAGATCGGATGGGGGATGCTTTGCCAAAA GTACGGTGAGAAAGAGCCAATCAAAGTACAATTTGGTGCCAATCCCCcggaagggaagaaagtgaacatttcttctttcactcCTGGTGTATGCGAGCCATGCAGGATTGCCAG ATTATCATCATACGACGAACTCGAGATACCCATCGTCTTCGCTCCTACGCCACTCatatcttccttcctatCTTACAGTATCCCCGCTTCTACGGGAAATACTAGCGGATCAAAGTTAGGGTCAGAAGCAAGCCGTAACGCGTCAAGAGCCTTACGGTCCCGGCTTAAAACGCTATACGTCCAGGCTACGAGACAAAGCACGATCAAGGATCTCAAACTATCCATCCTTTCTGAAACAGGAATCACTCCGCTTCTCCAGAAGATTTATTATAAATCTCAAACCCAATCCCAAGGGCAAGGACATCATCGCTCGGGGCaaggggatgaagaagaaaaagagcTGGATAATGATTTGACAATTGGCAAGTTGGGATATTTGAAAGGGGAGGAGTTGATATTGGTGgaagtgaaagaagaagggaatctggatgatgatgatgatgacattGTAAATGGAGGCAATCGtggcaaaggaagaaatggaaagaatGAAGGATTCGGAGGGACGGCATTGTTGGCGAGGATTGCGTGTCCGGATTGTACTTATGAGAATGATGGGGCAGCAGAATGCTGTGAAATGTGCATGAGA CCATTTAAATATGATTGA